Proteins from a single region of Nitrospirota bacterium:
- a CDS encoding MarR family transcriptional regulator: MKKESLSPKKNRFALPCACANLRRAARLVTRLYDEELAGTGLELSQFTLLMALSRAGEIAQGRLGAVLSLDSTTLTRTLKPLIEEGLLQTRPGLDRRERLVGLTKAGKKKFISTLPNWESAQERLQQKLSLRKYDDLMRLLGELE, encoded by the coding sequence ATGAAAAAAGAATCGTTAAGTCCAAAAAAAAACCGATTTGCCTTGCCCTGTGCCTGCGCCAATTTACGAAGGGCCGCTCGACTCGTCACCAGGCTCTATGACGAAGAACTTGCGGGTACGGGGCTTGAGTTAAGCCAATTTACTCTTTTGATGGCGCTTTCAAGAGCCGGGGAGATCGCCCAGGGGAGGCTAGGGGCCGTTTTGTCCCTCGACTCCACGACATTGACGCGAACGTTGAAGCCTTTAATTGAAGAGGGTCTGCTTCAAACCCGGCCCGGATTAGACCGCCGAGAACGCCTGGTCGGACTTACGAAGGCTGGTAAGAAGAAGTTTATTTCGACTTTACCAAACTGGGAGAGCGCGCAGGAAAGATTACAACAAAAACTCTCGTTAAGGAAATATGATGATCTCATGCGTTTGCTGGGGGAACTGGAATGA
- a CDS encoding GNAT family N-acetyltransferase yields the protein MDHHTEIDRLVFREVNASRWADFERLFESRGGPKFCWCMVWRETPAEAKHKDGVSRKEAIAGRVSAGIPIGLLGYMDGEPVAWCSVAPRSTYRRLVDDDSADEGIWSIACFFVVRRLRGQGITRRIVKAAVEHARAHGASIVEAYPVDPDSPSYRFMGFVSMFEEAGFCETGRAGTRRHIMQLKVRP from the coding sequence ATGGATCATCACACTGAAATCGACCGTCTCGTGTTTCGCGAGGTGAATGCCAGCCGGTGGGCGGACTTCGAGCGCTTATTTGAAAGTCGCGGTGGCCCGAAGTTTTGCTGGTGCATGGTCTGGAGAGAAACGCCGGCTGAGGCAAAGCACAAAGACGGGGTGAGTCGCAAGGAGGCGATTGCGGGGCGCGTCTCCGCCGGAATTCCAATCGGGCTGTTGGGATACATGGATGGAGAACCTGTCGCGTGGTGCTCAGTGGCGCCGCGATCTACCTATCGACGGCTTGTAGACGATGACAGCGCCGATGAAGGTATTTGGTCGATTGCGTGCTTCTTTGTTGTACGGCGGCTTCGGGGTCAAGGCATTACGCGACGTATTGTCAAAGCCGCAGTCGAGCATGCCCGGGCACACGGTGCGTCGATTGTCGAAGCTTACCCAGTAGACCCAGACTCCCCAAGCTATCGTTTCATGGGTTTCGTATCTATGTTTGAAGAAGCGGGTTTCTGTGAGACGGGGCGTGCAGGCACGCGTCGCCATATTATGCAGTTGAAGGTCAGGCCATGA
- a CDS encoding DUF3224 domain-containing protein, whose product MSREANCTFKVISWDEKPYQEFEGGAKLTRAKVSLAYQGDISGEGFVEFLMSHAANGTASFVGMEWVKGVVAGKSGSFIIQHVGTYDSGGARSAWSIVPGSGTGELAGIVGKGSYVATSESVPFSFSYEFSGA is encoded by the coding sequence ATGAGCAGAGAAGCGAACTGCACATTTAAAGTTATAAGCTGGGATGAAAAGCCTTATCAAGAGTTCGAGGGCGGGGCAAAGCTAACTCGGGCAAAAGTGTCTCTAGCATATCAAGGTGACATCAGCGGAGAAGGTTTTGTTGAATTCCTTATGTCCCATGCGGCCAATGGCACGGCGAGCTTTGTCGGCATGGAGTGGGTTAAAGGGGTTGTAGCGGGTAAATCCGGCAGCTTTATCATTCAGCATGTCGGCACCTACGATAGTGGCGGGGCGCGCAGCGCTTGGTCCATCGTCCCTGGCTCGGGTACCGGCGAGTTGGCGGGCATTGTTGGCAAGGGGAGTTACGTCGCCACCAGTGAGTCCGTTCCGTTCTCTTTCAGTTACGAATTTTCGGGAGCCTAA